DNA sequence from the Chloroflexota bacterium genome:
AGCCTGAGTTTACCCTGTTGCATGCACCAGGGCTCAAGGCAGACCCTGGCTTCGATGGCACCCAATCCGAAGCCTTTGTAGTGGTCAACTTCGATAAACGCATTGTATTGATCGGTGGCACCTCCTACGCCGGGGAGATAAAAAAGTCCATCTTTTCGGTAATGAACTACCTGATGCCCTTCCGCGGTGTTTTCCCGATGCATTGCTCAGCAAATCTGGGTCCCAAGGGTGACACAGCGCTCTTCTTTGGTCTCAGCGGCACCGGCAAGACGACCTTATCGGCGGATCCGAAGCGGGCTCTCATCGGGGACGACGAGCATGGCTGGAGCCCGAACGGCGTCTTTAATTTCGAACAGGGTTGCTATGCCAAGGTGATCCGTCTCAGCCCAACGGGCGAGCCGGACATCTACCACACCACAGGCATGTTCGCCACACTCCTGGAGAATGTCATTGTCGACCCCGAAAGCCGCAAACTTGATCTGGACGATGGCAGCATTACCGAGAATACGCGGGCTTCCTATCCCATCAACTATATTCCGAATATCGTGCCGGAAGGGCAGGCCGGACACCCCCAGAATGTGGTATTCCTGACTGCCGATGCCTTCGGCGTTTTGCCACCCATCTCCAGGCTGACTCCAGAACAGGCCATGTATCATTTCATCTCCGGGTACACGGCCAAGGTGGCAGGGACCGAGCGAGGCATCACCGAGCCAATGGCGACTTTCAGTGCCTGTTTTGGTGCACCTTTCCTGCCTCTGCATCCCTTCAAATATGCCGATATGCTGCGCGATAGAATGACGGCGCACAAGGCCAATGTCTGGCTCGTAAACACGGGTTGGACGGGCGGCCCCTATGGGGTTGGACACCGCATGAAGCTGGATTACACCCGAGCCATGCTGACCGCAGCGCTCAACGGGGACCTGGATGACGTCGAGATGGAGGTCGATCCCATCTTTGGCCTGGCAGTTCCCAAGACCTGCCCAGGTGTTCCCGACGAGGTTTTGGTGCCCCGCAATACCTGGGTTGACAAGGACGCCTATGACCGCGAGGCAGCCAAGCTTGCCCAGATGTTCCACGACAACTTCCAGCAGTTTGCTGACGAAGTACCGGAAGCAGTCGTCGAGGCTGGTCCGAAAGTGGCTTAATGCCAACCGAAGAGAGCATCAGAGTGTCGTGCACCAGCACGACCTTCTGTGCCGGTTGGCTGGTTCGTGCCCACATCAACGAACTGCCCGGTCCATCGGATCGGGCAGTTTTTTCGCAAATCAGAGCACGGGATCAAACAACATGAGCGACTATTCTCCTGAATTGGATGGCGACGAGCTTGGTCTGCTTCCTGATACAGAGGATCTGCCACCAGACCACCGGTCCGGTTTCGTCGCCGTGGTTGGGCGTCCCAACGTTGGCAAGTCAACCTTGATCAACGCCTGGCTTGGCCAGAAGATCGCCATTGTCAGTCCCAAGGCACAGACAACCCGCGACCGGCTCATGGGGATCCTTACCCGGCCCGATGCTCAAGCGATGTTGCTCGATACCCCTGGATTACACAAACCCCATCACAGGTTGGGTGAGTACATGGTCGATCAGGCCGAGCAGACTTTGCCTGATGCCGATGTCATATGTTTTGTGCTTGATATCAGCGTCGAGCCGACCTATGGTGACAAGATGATCGCCCGGAACATCCGGGATAAGGCGCCTGGGACCCCGGTGGTGCTCGCCATGAATAAAATCGATTTGCTGCCGGCGAAAAGGGTTGAAGCCCATGTGGCTGCCTATCAGCGTCTGTTCCCCTCGCACAGCGATTGGCTGGCATTTTCCGCCCTCCAGAAGGCGGGCCTCGCTGACCTGTTGGAAAAGACCATCGATCTTCTGCCGCTGGGACCTCGGTATTATCCACCCGATCAGGTGACCAATCTGCAGGAACGATTTGTGGTGGCTGAATTGGTGCGAGAGCAGGTGCTGCATGCCACTCATCAGGAGGTACCCCACAGCGTCGCAGTGGTCGTACAGGATTTCAAACGGCGGTCCGAGGAGATGACCTATATCAGCGTGACAATCTACGTTGAGCGAGAGTCGCAGAAACGAATCGTTCTCGGACGCAAGGGACAGTTGATCAAGCAGATCGGTCAGGCGGCCCGTCCTGAAATCGAAACGATGGTCGGGACCAGGGTCTACCTGGACCTGTGGGTGAAGGTTTGGGAGAACTGGCGCAAGCGGGAGGACCGCCTGCGCTGGCTCGGTTACGCGACGCCTTAGCAGCTGTTTCGAAAGGGGTTGAAGGTATCCCGTACCGGCTGCCGGTTGACAGGAGTGAATCGTTGCAGAAGTCATTACAGAGTGCGGCTATCGTAGTCGGCATCGCAGCAGCCATTTCAAGTCTGGTTGCTGCGCTCTTTTTCGCCGTTGCAGCTGTCGTCGGTAACGGTCAGACGCCCGCGGCAACCACCACCATACTATTGTCGATTCTGGCTCTTGGCTGGGGCATGGGACTTGGGATGGCACTGTCAGGTTGGCGGGCCCGGGAGGGCAAACCCAGTCCAGCGCTGCCGTTAATGCGGCCCTGGGTGCCATTGCTTCTGATGGTTCCCCTGTTGTTAATGGGCGAGTTCATCAAAGGCGGGGCGCTGGCACCGATCCTGATTCCTCCCATCCACGTGGTTGTTTCTCTTCTGCCCGCGCTGGCTGTTGCCGGCATCGCTATCCGGCCACTGCAA
Encoded proteins:
- the pckA gene encoding phosphoenolpyruvate carboxykinase (ATP) codes for the protein MQYGQVSSYGIDNHGVLNTGDIHWNLSPPKLVEMAVLRGEGILAEGGPFVTVTAPYTGRSPNDKYTVKEPSTEENIWWGKVNVPIAEEVFKCLYRKVLAYFQHRDLFVRDAYCGADPDYHLKVRVVSERASASLFVYNMFVDPDPSEWSYFEPEFTLLHAPGLKADPGFDGTQSEAFVVVNFDKRIVLIGGTSYAGEIKKSIFSVMNYLMPFRGVFPMHCSANLGPKGDTALFFGLSGTGKTTLSADPKRALIGDDEHGWSPNGVFNFEQGCYAKVIRLSPTGEPDIYHTTGMFATLLENVIVDPESRKLDLDDGSITENTRASYPINYIPNIVPEGQAGHPQNVVFLTADAFGVLPPISRLTPEQAMYHFISGYTAKVAGTERGITEPMATFSACFGAPFLPLHPFKYADMLRDRMTAHKANVWLVNTGWTGGPYGVGHRMKLDYTRAMLTAALNGDLDDVEMEVDPIFGLAVPKTCPGVPDEVLVPRNTWVDKDAYDREAAKLAQMFHDNFQQFADEVPEAVVEAGPKVA
- the era gene encoding GTPase Era, which encodes MSDYSPELDGDELGLLPDTEDLPPDHRSGFVAVVGRPNVGKSTLINAWLGQKIAIVSPKAQTTRDRLMGILTRPDAQAMLLDTPGLHKPHHRLGEYMVDQAEQTLPDADVICFVLDISVEPTYGDKMIARNIRDKAPGTPVVLAMNKIDLLPAKRVEAHVAAYQRLFPSHSDWLAFSALQKAGLADLLEKTIDLLPLGPRYYPPDQVTNLQERFVVAELVREQVLHATHQEVPHSVAVVVQDFKRRSEEMTYISVTIYVERESQKRIVLGRKGQLIKQIGQAARPEIETMVGTRVYLDLWVKVWENWRKREDRLRWLGYATP